From Curtobacterium sp. SGAir0471, the proteins below share one genomic window:
- a CDS encoding DUF2142 domain-containing protein, with amino-acid sequence MPTTFADRVHDPDRRGSKVWSTPLRALFLGWLCAFLIGAGWAVASPMSSSPDEPSHILKAEATVRGQFTGEPSKFAGRTYVEVPTDLADPGGDFTCYVFHWDVTAACVPAQSTANNDTEVERTTGVGDYNPLYYAVVGWPSLVVDGNAAWFGMRLMSALLNGFFIGILFFVAAQLKRSPAFLGWVAVALTPMTLYLTGMVNPNSAEITGAAALAALSWLVVWDTTRAHLGSRMALIAFVGIICGNARALSPLYVALILVAVLITFPLRRSADLLRRPAVYVGLGIGALGLVAAGLWTLLISGPAGFIPTDTPRDGFVRAFVQTLRTTSEYGRMMIGRLGWLDTPLPGIVYVGWTAVIGFLVVAVVIVGLRRATLGALLLMVALVFVPAVVQAPSVQTFGYIWQGRYTLPVFVAMILVAGLVAERYTLRSIDPTRIVVVLTSAAVLAQFAAWFTTYKRYAVGLPGSWRDLLHPTQWSPPGGLVGTTAVFTLGTVGMCVLSILVSRSVARQAESDGLAQWAPAGGAPSAAAPAADAPTVAAPAVGAPAAAAPVRDAGPTAPQGQVDGAGHTDLPDAGRPGHADVAAR; translated from the coding sequence GTGCCGACGACCTTCGCTGACCGTGTCCACGATCCCGACCGCCGCGGCTCGAAGGTGTGGTCCACACCGCTGCGGGCGCTCTTCCTCGGGTGGCTCTGCGCCTTCCTGATCGGGGCTGGGTGGGCCGTGGCGAGCCCGATGTCCTCATCGCCGGACGAGCCGAGCCACATCCTCAAGGCCGAGGCGACGGTCCGCGGCCAGTTCACGGGGGAGCCGAGCAAGTTCGCCGGCCGGACCTACGTCGAGGTGCCCACCGACTTGGCCGATCCCGGTGGCGACTTCACCTGCTACGTCTTCCACTGGGACGTCACGGCGGCGTGCGTCCCGGCGCAGTCGACGGCGAACAACGACACCGAGGTCGAGCGCACCACAGGCGTGGGGGACTACAACCCGCTCTACTACGCGGTCGTCGGGTGGCCGTCGCTCGTGGTCGACGGGAACGCCGCGTGGTTCGGTATGCGGCTGATGAGCGCACTGCTCAACGGGTTCTTCATCGGCATCCTCTTCTTCGTCGCGGCGCAGCTGAAGCGGTCGCCGGCGTTCCTCGGGTGGGTCGCCGTCGCCCTGACGCCGATGACGCTCTACCTGACGGGCATGGTGAACCCGAACTCCGCGGAGATCACCGGCGCCGCGGCACTCGCCGCGCTGTCGTGGCTCGTGGTCTGGGACACGACCCGCGCGCACCTCGGGTCCCGGATGGCGCTGATCGCGTTCGTCGGGATCATCTGCGGCAACGCGAGGGCGCTGTCGCCCCTGTACGTGGCACTCATCCTCGTCGCCGTCCTGATCACCTTCCCGCTCCGGAGGTCGGCCGACCTGCTCCGCAGACCCGCCGTATACGTCGGGCTCGGCATCGGGGCGCTGGGGCTCGTGGCCGCAGGACTCTGGACGCTCCTCATCAGTGGTCCGGCCGGGTTCATCCCGACGGACACCCCGCGTGACGGCTTCGTCCGCGCCTTCGTCCAGACCCTGCGGACGACGAGCGAGTACGGCCGGATGATGATCGGTCGTCTCGGGTGGCTCGACACGCCGCTGCCAGGCATCGTGTACGTCGGGTGGACCGCGGTCATCGGTTTCCTGGTCGTCGCGGTCGTCATCGTCGGGCTCCGCCGCGCGACGCTCGGGGCGCTGCTGCTCATGGTCGCGCTGGTCTTCGTGCCCGCCGTCGTGCAGGCGCCCTCGGTCCAGACCTTCGGGTACATCTGGCAGGGGCGCTACACGCTCCCCGTCTTCGTCGCGATGATCCTGGTGGCCGGTCTCGTCGCGGAGCGGTACACGCTGCGGTCGATCGATCCGACGAGGATCGTGGTCGTCCTGACCAGCGCGGCGGTCCTGGCCCAGTTCGCGGCGTGGTTCACCACCTACAAGCGGTACGCGGTCGGGCTGCCCGGGTCGTGGCGCGACCTGCTCCACCCGACGCAGTGGAGCCCGCCGGGCGGGCTCGTCGGGACGACCGCGGTCTTCACGCTCGGCACCGTCGGCATGTGCGTCCTCTCGATCCTCGTCAGTCGCTCCGTCGCCCGCCAGGCCGAGTCCGACGGTCTCGCACAGTGGGCCCCGGCAGGGGGCGCTCCGTCCGCGGCCGCACCGGCCGCGGACGCCCCGACCGTCGCCGCTCCCGCGGTCGGTGCCCCGGCAGCAGCGGCACCGGTCCGTGACGCGGGCCCGACCGCTCCCCAGGGCCAGGTCGACGGCGCCGGTCACACCGACCTCCCGGACGCCGGGCGCCCGGGGCACGCCGACGTGGCGGCACGCTAG
- a CDS encoding dTDP-4-dehydrorhamnose 3,5-epimerase family protein — protein MQIRELKIPGAWEFTPVQHGDARGAFLEAYRADVLEETVGHPLDLRQVNMSISSAGVARGIHYALVAPSQAKYVTAVRGAFIDYIVDIRVGSPTFGQWDSVRIDDVDRKAVYLSEGLGHAIVALEDRSTVNYLVSAHYDPQREKGITILDPTVGLTLPEGLGEPVLSEKDTTAPTLEQAAEQELLPTYEEAVTYTESLRTKK, from the coding sequence GTGCAGATCCGCGAACTGAAGATCCCCGGCGCGTGGGAGTTCACGCCCGTCCAGCACGGCGACGCACGAGGAGCATTCCTCGAGGCGTACCGGGCCGACGTCCTCGAGGAGACGGTGGGCCACCCGCTCGACCTCCGTCAGGTGAACATGTCGATCTCGTCGGCCGGCGTCGCACGGGGCATCCACTACGCCCTCGTCGCACCGAGCCAGGCGAAGTACGTGACCGCCGTGCGCGGAGCGTTCATCGACTACATCGTCGACATCCGCGTCGGGTCGCCGACCTTCGGGCAGTGGGACTCGGTCCGCATCGACGACGTCGACCGCAAGGCCGTGTACCTGTCCGAGGGTCTCGGCCACGCGATCGTCGCGCTCGAGGACCGCTCGACGGTGAACTACCTCGTCAGCGCCCACTACGACCCGCAGCGCGAGAAGGGGATCACGATCCTCGACCCGACCGTCGGCCTGACCCTGCCCGAGGGCCTCGGCGAGCCGGTGCTCTCCGAGAAGGACACGACCGCGCCGACGCTCGAGCAGGCGGCCGAGCAGGAGCTCCTGCCGACCTACGAGGAAGCGGTCACGTACACCGAGTCCCTCCGGACGAAGAAGTAA
- the rfbB gene encoding dTDP-glucose 4,6-dehydratase yields the protein MKILVTGGAGFIGSNFVRRTLEDAYPGLEGAEVVVYDALTYSGNLENLAPVAESPRYSFVQGDIRDAAKLDEVIPGVDAIVHFAAESHVDRSVRDSGIFVETNVVGTQRLLDAALRHGTERFVHVSTDEVYGSISEGSWDEDRPLEPNSPYSASKAGSDLLARSYHRTHGLNLSITRCSNNYGPYHFPEKVIPLFVTNLIDDRHVPLYGEGNNVRDWLHVDDHTRGIAMVLVKGRAGEIYNIGGGTELTNKELTQLLLDATGKDWSYVDRVQDRLGHDLRYSVDISKIQAELGYEPQVPFEQGLADVVQWYRDNRSWWEPLKERAALA from the coding sequence GTGAAGATCCTCGTCACCGGCGGAGCCGGCTTCATCGGCTCGAACTTCGTCCGCAGAACCCTCGAGGACGCCTACCCCGGCCTCGAAGGGGCCGAGGTCGTCGTCTACGACGCCCTGACCTACTCGGGCAACCTCGAGAACCTCGCCCCGGTGGCGGAGTCGCCGCGCTACTCCTTCGTGCAGGGCGACATCCGCGACGCCGCGAAGCTGGACGAGGTGATCCCGGGCGTCGACGCGATCGTGCACTTCGCGGCCGAGTCGCACGTCGACCGGTCGGTCCGCGACTCCGGCATCTTCGTCGAGACGAACGTCGTCGGCACCCAGCGCCTGCTCGACGCCGCGCTGCGCCACGGTACCGAGCGCTTCGTGCACGTCTCGACCGACGAGGTCTACGGCTCCATCAGCGAGGGCTCGTGGGACGAGGATCGCCCGCTCGAGCCGAACTCGCCGTACTCGGCGTCGAAGGCGGGCAGCGACCTCCTGGCGCGCAGCTACCACCGCACGCACGGCCTGAACCTGTCGATCACGCGCTGCTCGAACAACTACGGTCCGTACCACTTCCCCGAGAAGGTCATCCCGCTCTTCGTCACCAACCTCATCGACGACCGGCACGTGCCGCTCTACGGCGAGGGCAACAACGTCCGCGACTGGCTGCACGTCGACGACCACACCCGCGGCATCGCGATGGTGCTCGTCAAGGGCCGTGCGGGCGAGATCTACAACATCGGCGGCGGCACCGAGCTGACCAACAAGGAGCTCACGCAGCTGCTCCTCGACGCCACGGGCAAGGACTGGTCGTACGTCGACCGCGTCCAGGACCGCCTCGGCCACGACCTGCGCTACTCGGTCGACATCTCCAAGATCCAGGCCGAGCTCGGCTACGAGCCGCAGGTCCCCTTCGAGCAGGGCCTCGCCGACGTCGTGCAGTGGTACCGCGACAACCGCTCGTGGTGGGAGCCACTGAAGGAGCGTGCCGCACTCGCATGA
- a CDS encoding glycosyltransferase family 2 protein: MKLFIQIPCLNEEQTLPAVLESIPTEIDGIDEIEVLVIDDGSTDRTVEVAREHGVRHVVQHTRNMGLARSFRDGVDYALLHGADIVVNTDGDNQYPQAQIPDLIAPLVRREAEIVIGDRQTRTIEHFSGFKKLMQRFGSWVASRAAGLDLPDAASGFRAYSKYSLIRLNIVTRFSYCMETIVQAGYKRIAIASVPITTNPKTRESRLFKNIWQHMFQSGSAIARVYLMYRPMALFASVSAVFGVAGLIPFVRYLVLLWTDGGGNHLQSLILGVTLVISALLSITIGVVADLTRLNRTLAEEQLDLQKLQRYSD; this comes from the coding sequence GTGAAGCTGTTCATCCAGATCCCGTGCCTGAACGAGGAGCAGACGCTCCCCGCCGTGCTCGAGTCCATCCCGACCGAGATCGACGGCATCGACGAGATCGAGGTCCTGGTCATCGACGACGGGTCCACCGACCGCACGGTGGAGGTGGCCCGGGAGCACGGTGTGCGACACGTCGTCCAGCACACCCGGAACATGGGACTCGCCCGGTCGTTCCGCGATGGGGTCGACTACGCACTGCTCCACGGCGCCGACATCGTGGTGAACACGGACGGGGACAACCAGTACCCGCAGGCGCAGATCCCCGACTTGATCGCGCCGCTCGTGCGCCGCGAGGCCGAGATCGTCATCGGTGACCGTCAGACGCGCACCATCGAGCACTTCTCCGGGTTCAAGAAGCTCATGCAGCGGTTCGGTTCGTGGGTCGCGAGCCGCGCGGCCGGTCTCGACCTCCCGGACGCGGCGAGCGGGTTCCGTGCGTACTCGAAGTACTCGCTCATCCGGCTCAACATCGTGACGCGGTTCAGCTACTGCATGGAGACGATCGTGCAGGCGGGCTACAAGCGGATCGCGATCGCGAGCGTGCCGATCACGACCAACCCGAAGACGCGCGAGTCCCGCCTGTTCAAGAACATCTGGCAGCACATGTTCCAGTCTGGGTCCGCGATCGCCCGCGTCTACCTGATGTACCGCCCGATGGCGCTGTTCGCCAGCGTGAGCGCGGTGTTCGGCGTCGCCGGACTGATCCCGTTCGTCCGGTACCTCGTGCTGCTGTGGACCGACGGCGGCGGGAACCACCTGCAGTCTCTCATCCTCGGGGTGACGCTCGTCATCAGTGCCCTCCTGTCCATCACGATCGGGGTCGTGGCCGACCTCACCCGGCTGAACCGGACCCTGGCCGAGGAGCAGCTCGACCTGCAGAAGCTCCAGCGGTACAGCGACTGA
- a CDS encoding sugar nucleotide-binding protein produces the protein MTRYLITGAAPDSSWIVRAAWLYGAHGPNFAKTMVRLAGSHDTVQVGQPT, from the coding sequence ATGACCCGCTACCTCATCACCGGCGCGGCCCCCGACTCGTCCTGGATCGTTCGCGCAGCGTGGCTGTACGGCGCGCACGGGCCGAACTTCGCGAAGACGATGGTCCGGCTCGCCGGCTCGCACGACACCGTCCAGGTGGGGCAGCCGACGTGA
- the rfbD gene encoding dTDP-4-dehydrorhamnose reductase — MTRYLITGAAGMLGRDLQDALAGRDVTALGRADLDVTDATAVAAAVAGHDVVINSAAYTKVDDAESHEDDAYAVNARGPAVLAAATSAAGAKLVHVSTDYVFDGTGTAPYAEDAPLAPLGAYGRTKAAGEEAIRATAPDSSWIVRAAWLYGAHGPNFAKTMVRLAGSHETVSVVTDQVGQPTWTGDLARQIVAMLDADAPAGTYHGTNGGQGSWFDFTKAIFAEVGLDPERVLPTDSAAFVRPAPRPAYSVLGHDAWSRAGLAPMRDWREALHAAVEAGVLDA; from the coding sequence ATGACCCGCTACCTCATCACCGGCGCGGCCGGCATGCTCGGCCGTGACCTGCAGGACGCCCTCGCCGGACGCGACGTCACCGCACTCGGCCGGGCCGACCTCGACGTGACGGACGCCACGGCGGTCGCCGCCGCGGTCGCCGGCCACGACGTCGTGATCAACAGCGCCGCCTACACGAAGGTCGACGACGCCGAGTCCCACGAGGACGACGCGTACGCCGTGAACGCGCGCGGTCCGGCGGTCCTGGCCGCCGCGACGTCCGCGGCGGGCGCCAAGCTCGTGCACGTCTCCACGGACTACGTGTTCGACGGTACCGGCACCGCGCCGTACGCCGAGGACGCACCGCTCGCCCCCCTCGGTGCGTACGGACGGACCAAGGCCGCGGGGGAAGAGGCGATCCGCGCCACGGCCCCCGACTCGTCCTGGATCGTCCGCGCGGCGTGGCTGTACGGCGCGCACGGGCCGAACTTCGCGAAGACGATGGTCCGGCTCGCCGGCTCGCACGAGACCGTCAGCGTCGTCACCGACCAGGTGGGGCAGCCGACGTGGACCGGCGACCTCGCGCGGCAGATCGTCGCCATGCTCGACGCCGACGCCCCCGCCGGCACGTACCACGGCACCAACGGCGGTCAGGGCTCGTGGTTCGACTTCACGAAGGCGATCTTCGCCGAGGTCGGCCTCGACCCGGAGCGGGTGCTGCCCACCGACAGCGCGGCGTTCGTCCGACCGGCGCCCCGCCCGGCGTACAGCGTGCTCGGGCACGACGCGTGGAGCCGAGCGGGTCTCGCCCCGATGCGTGACTGGCGCGAGGCGCTGCACGCGGCGGTGGAGGCCGGTGTCCTCGACGCCTGA
- the rfbA gene encoding glucose-1-phosphate thymidylyltransferase RfbA, giving the protein MKGIILAGGSGTRLWPITKGISKQLMPIYDKPMVYYPLSTLMMAGICEVLVITTPEYNDQFKALLGDGSSLGMDIQYAVQPSPDGLAQAFVIGEDFIGDDSVALVLGDNIFHGTGLGTSLKNNTEVQGATIFAYHVADPTAYGVVEFDDDFTAVSIEEKPTEPKSNYAVPGLYFYDNKVIEIAKTIEPSARGELEISTVNERYLDAGELGVQVLDRGTAWLDTGTFESMMQASEYVKVIEDRQGFKIGCIEEIAWRNGWIDDARLADLAAPLVKGGYGVYLQNLLRG; this is encoded by the coding sequence ATGAAGGGCATCATCCTCGCCGGGGGTTCCGGCACGCGTCTGTGGCCCATCACCAAGGGCATCAGCAAGCAGCTCATGCCGATCTACGACAAGCCGATGGTGTACTACCCGCTGTCGACGCTGATGATGGCCGGCATCTGCGAGGTCCTCGTGATCACGACGCCGGAGTACAACGACCAGTTCAAGGCACTGCTCGGCGACGGATCGTCGCTCGGCATGGACATCCAGTACGCGGTGCAGCCGTCCCCGGACGGCCTGGCGCAGGCGTTCGTGATCGGCGAGGACTTCATCGGCGACGACAGCGTCGCGCTGGTCCTCGGCGACAACATCTTCCACGGCACCGGTCTCGGCACGAGCCTGAAGAACAACACGGAGGTCCAGGGCGCGACGATCTTCGCCTACCACGTGGCCGACCCCACGGCGTACGGCGTGGTCGAGTTCGACGACGACTTCACCGCGGTCTCCATCGAGGAGAAGCCGACTGAGCCGAAGTCGAACTACGCCGTCCCGGGGCTGTACTTCTACGACAACAAGGTCATCGAGATCGCGAAGACGATCGAGCCGAGTGCCCGCGGCGAACTCGAGATCTCGACCGTCAACGAGCGCTACCTCGACGCCGGCGAGCTCGGCGTGCAGGTCCTCGACCGCGGGACCGCCTGGCTCGACACCGGCACGTTCGAGTCGATGATGCAGGCCTCCGAGTACGTGAAGGTGATCGAGGACCGCCAGGGCTTCAAGATCGGCTGCATCGAGGAGATCGCCTGGCGCAACGGCTGGATCGACGACGCCCGTCTCGCCGACCTCGCCGCACCGCTCGTGAAGGGCGGCTACGGGGTCTACCTGCAGAACCTCCTGCGCGGCTGA
- a CDS encoding glycosyltransferase family 4 protein encodes MSSLRSRVARLLRRGGPSPALADVRHEEPPLVGFVVHGAGGVHPASAHVRVTGRMSALAASGAARVAQVDPVRWADGTDTAHLDVILVQRDAFPLAALDAAFARAAAEGTRIVAEVDDDFFSQEARARLAQAEYDPDRLAAVDRLVRAADAVVVSTERLRSVLRSEGIESVVVRNAVQPGLWSTQPTEPDAAGPRRVLYMGTATHGGDLELLRPVFDGFTDDEGRPVRLEVVGVTAGDDDWYDRLALPEGATHYPDFVAFLRQNAHRWSAGVAPLTDDRFNDAKSDLKFLEYTMLGLPFVGSDRPSYAGVDAHGGLLAADGAAPWRAALLTAFRERVERVDGARDHVLRARSAGAEPAWCAALGISGGALSSPGADDLR; translated from the coding sequence GTGTCGTCCCTCCGTTCCCGTGTCGCCCGGCTCCTCCGGCGGGGCGGCCCGTCTCCCGCCCTCGCCGACGTGCGCCACGAGGAGCCGCCGCTCGTCGGTTTCGTCGTGCACGGTGCCGGTGGCGTGCACCCCGCCTCCGCGCACGTCCGGGTCACCGGTCGCATGTCCGCACTCGCCGCCTCCGGCGCCGCCCGGGTCGCGCAGGTGGATCCGGTCCGGTGGGCGGACGGGACCGACACGGCCCACCTCGACGTGATCCTGGTCCAGCGCGACGCCTTCCCGCTCGCCGCACTCGACGCCGCCTTCGCACGGGCGGCGGCGGAGGGCACCAGGATCGTGGCCGAGGTCGACGACGACTTCTTCAGCCAGGAGGCCCGTGCCCGGCTCGCGCAGGCCGAGTACGACCCGGACCGGCTCGCCGCGGTCGACCGACTGGTGCGGGCGGCAGACGCGGTCGTCGTCTCCACCGAGCGGCTCCGGAGCGTGCTGCGGTCGGAAGGCATCGAGTCCGTCGTCGTCCGCAACGCGGTCCAGCCCGGTCTCTGGTCGACGCAGCCGACCGAGCCGGACGCCGCCGGGCCGCGACGCGTCCTCTACATGGGGACCGCGACGCACGGCGGCGACCTCGAGCTGCTCCGTCCCGTGTTCGACGGGTTCACCGACGACGAGGGGCGGCCGGTCCGGCTCGAGGTCGTCGGGGTCACCGCGGGTGACGACGACTGGTACGACCGCCTGGCGCTGCCGGAGGGGGCGACGCACTACCCGGACTTCGTCGCGTTCCTCCGGCAGAACGCGCACCGGTGGTCCGCAGGGGTCGCGCCGCTGACGGACGACCGCTTCAACGACGCCAAGAGCGACCTCAAGTTCCTCGAGTACACGATGCTCGGGCTGCCCTTCGTCGGCTCCGACCGGCCGTCGTACGCCGGTGTCGACGCACACGGGGGACTGCTCGCGGCGGACGGCGCGGCCCCGTGGCGAGCAGCGCTCCTGACCGCCTTCCGGGAGCGTGTGGAGCGGGTCGACGGTGCGCGCGACCACGTGCTCCGTGCCCGGTCTGCCGGAGCCGAGCCGGCGTGGTGCGCCGCGCTGGGGATCTCGGGCGGTGCGCTATCCTCGCCGGGTGCCGACGACCTTCGCTGA
- the rfbB gene encoding dTDP-glucose 4,6-dehydratase: MKILVTGGAGFIGSNFVRRTLEDAYPGLEGAEVVVYDALTYSGNLENLAPVAESPRYSFVQGDIRDAAKLDEVIPGVDAIVHFAAESHVDRSVRDSGIFVETNVVGTQRLLDAALRHGTERFVHVSTDEVYGSISEGSWDEERPLEPNSPYSASKAGSDLLARSYHRTHGLNLSITRCSNNYGPYHFPEKVIPLFVTNLIDDRHVPLYGEGNNVRDWLHVDDHTRGIAMVLVKGRAGEIYNIGGGTELTNKELTQLLLDATGKDWSYVDRVQDRLGHDLRYSVDISKIQAELGYEPQVPFEQGLADVVQWYRDNRSWWEPLKERAALS, encoded by the coding sequence GTGAAGATCCTCGTCACCGGAGGGGCCGGCTTCATCGGCTCGAACTTCGTCCGCAGAACCCTCGAGGACGCCTACCCCGGCCTCGAAGGGGCCGAGGTCGTCGTCTACGACGCCCTGACCTACTCGGGCAACCTCGAGAACCTCGCCCCGGTGGCGGAGTCGCCGCGCTACTCCTTCGTGCAGGGCGACATCCGTGACGCCGCGAAGCTCGACGAGGTGATCCCGGGCGTCGACGCCATCGTGCACTTCGCGGCCGAGTCGCACGTCGACCGGTCGGTCCGCGACTCCGGCATCTTCGTCGAGACGAACGTCGTCGGCACCCAGCGCCTGCTCGACGCCGCGCTGCGTCACGGCACCGAGCGCTTCGTGCACGTCTCGACCGACGAGGTCTACGGCTCCATCAGCGAGGGCTCGTGGGACGAGGAGCGCCCGCTCGAGCCGAACTCGCCGTACTCGGCGTCGAAGGCCGGCAGCGACCTCCTGGCGCGCAGCTACCACCGCACCCACGGGCTGAACCTGTCGATCACGCGCTGCTCGAACAACTACGGTCCGTACCACTTCCCCGAGAAGGTCATCCCGCTCTTCGTCACGAACCTCATCGACGACCGGCACGTGCCGCTCTACGGCGAGGGCAACAACGTCCGCGACTGGCTGCACGTCGACGACCACACGCGCGGCATCGCAATGGTGCTCGTCAAGGGCCGTGCGGGCGAGATCTACAACATCGGCGGCGGCACCGAGCTGACCAACAAGGAGCTCACGCAGCTGCTCCTCGACGCCACCGGCAAGGACTGGTCGTACGTCGACCGAGTCCAGGACCGCCTCGGCCACGACCTGCGCTACTCGGTCGACATCTCGAAGATCCAGGCCGAGCTCGGCTACGAGCCGCAGGTCCCCTTCGAGCAGGGCCTCGCCGACGTCGTGCAGTGGTACCGCGACAACCGTTCGTGGTGGGAGCCGCTGAAGGAGCGTGCGGCGCTCAGCTGA
- a CDS encoding glycosyltransferase family protein yields the protein MTAAPQPGDDGFDVVVTVRESVFRDGGHLAAVASARVAGAVRVIVSAYDLHAGPASVYPPVVAGADHEVARASVAATWGGAVAAARPLLVSASVVVQDASITVPVDGYARLVGALDGVAGPGREASVAVAVVRTGDDVVASAGAVLPRGTAPVASLLRGHPAMDADALDGAVVFAADEPCFATRTAALAVPVRTVDTRTAVARLTRDTADAADGHCVVVPLGRAYRDGAFRERRYDTDAADALVVWRDRVDDTASAALARLDLVPGEPEADAAGAPVALREPVVRARRGPTRLELRDRGERLRWSIRTAAHPGPRGDDWGDTFFAGDLAAALRSLGQEVVVDHRESHVRPFSEHLDDVALTLRGLDDTPVHPSATNVLWVISHPDLVTPAELARYDLRFAAGPVWASRTSDATGLPVAPLLQATDPARFHPGAADPAYDGLDTAFVGKTRRVFRPVVRDAVAAGADLAVWGEGWEGLLPDGVHRGVFVPNDELPALYRSARVVLNDHWDDMARDGFLSNRLFDAAASGALVVTDPVPGVDELFHGAVRTYSSVGTLGRLLHVGESASEAARAARGARIGAEHSFVRRAETLLHAVRAELRH from the coding sequence GTGACGGCCGCGCCGCAGCCCGGTGACGACGGCTTCGACGTCGTCGTCACCGTCCGCGAGTCCGTGTTCCGCGACGGCGGCCACCTCGCCGCGGTGGCGTCCGCCCGCGTCGCGGGCGCGGTCCGTGTCATCGTCAGCGCGTACGACCTGCACGCCGGACCGGCGAGCGTCTACCCGCCGGTCGTCGCCGGAGCCGACCACGAGGTCGCCCGCGCCTCCGTCGCCGCGACCTGGGGCGGGGCGGTCGCCGCTGCCCGTCCGCTGCTCGTGAGCGCGTCGGTCGTCGTGCAGGACGCCTCGATCACCGTGCCGGTCGACGGCTATGCGCGCCTGGTCGGCGCACTCGACGGTGTCGCCGGCCCCGGCCGGGAGGCGTCGGTCGCCGTGGCCGTCGTGCGCACCGGCGACGACGTGGTCGCGAGCGCCGGGGCCGTGCTGCCGCGCGGAACGGCTCCCGTCGCGTCGCTCCTCCGTGGCCATCCGGCTATGGACGCCGACGCCCTCGACGGAGCCGTCGTCTTCGCCGCGGACGAGCCCTGCTTCGCCACGCGCACCGCAGCCCTCGCGGTCCCGGTGCGGACCGTCGACACGCGCACCGCCGTCGCCCGGCTCACGCGGGACACCGCCGACGCGGCGGACGGGCACTGCGTGGTCGTGCCGCTCGGTCGTGCGTACCGGGACGGAGCGTTCCGGGAACGCCGGTACGACACCGACGCGGCCGACGCGCTGGTGGTGTGGCGCGACCGGGTGGACGACACGGCCTCCGCCGCCCTGGCACGGCTCGACCTGGTGCCCGGCGAGCCGGAGGCCGACGCGGCGGGCGCTCCCGTCGCGCTGCGCGAACCCGTCGTCCGGGCGCGCCGAGGTCCGACACGACTGGAGCTCCGCGACCGGGGCGAACGGCTGCGGTGGTCGATCCGCACCGCGGCCCACCCCGGCCCCCGAGGGGACGACTGGGGCGACACGTTCTTCGCCGGGGACCTCGCGGCGGCCCTGCGCTCCCTGGGACAAGAGGTCGTGGTGGACCACCGCGAGTCGCACGTCCGCCCGTTCTCCGAGCACCTCGACGACGTCGCGCTGACGCTCCGCGGGCTCGACGACACCCCGGTGCACCCGTCCGCGACGAACGTGCTCTGGGTGATCTCGCACCCCGACCTCGTCACGCCCGCCGAACTCGCACGCTACGACCTCCGCTTCGCGGCCGGGCCGGTGTGGGCGTCGCGGACGTCGGACGCGACCGGGTTGCCCGTCGCTCCGCTGCTGCAGGCAACCGACCCGGCGCGGTTCCACCCCGGCGCTGCCGACCCGGCGTACGACGGGCTCGACACCGCGTTCGTGGGGAAGACGCGGCGGGTGTTCCGGCCCGTCGTGCGCGACGCCGTCGCCGCCGGCGCCGACCTCGCGGTGTGGGGCGAGGGATGGGAGGGACTGCTGCCGGACGGCGTCCACCGCGGGGTCTTCGTGCCCAACGACGAACTGCCGGCCCTCTACCGGAGCGCCCGTGTGGTGCTCAACGACCACTGGGACGACATGGCGCGGGACGGGTTCCTGTCGAACCGGCTGTTCGACGCCGCAGCATCGGGGGCACTCGTCGTGACCGACCCGGTGCCCGGCGTCGACGAGCTGTTCCACGGTGCGGTGCGGACGTACTCCTCAGTAGGGACGCTCGGTCGGCTCCTGCACGTGGGCGAGTCCGCGTCCGAGGCCGCGCGGGCGGCCCGTGGGGCGCGAATCGGGGCGGAGCACTCATTCGTGCGTCGTGCGGAGACGCTACTCCATGCGGTGCGCGCGGAACTCCGACATTGA